One genomic window of Salvelinus alpinus chromosome 17, SLU_Salpinus.1, whole genome shotgun sequence includes the following:
- the LOC139542057 gene encoding RING finger protein 223-like yields MAQILQVWHTKVRPLEENVDLDKMVAFGSQPECSICYNTYDNIFKTPKLLDCSHTFCLECLSRLMAISLGEQEGGGSSKIPCPFCRHPTLLTKEGPPALATSQEVLCKLPSHQQHEEPVWLDGEKLCYKRPLEANPGSSSSTSASCISIDIGASKAGEVLAQTWPQHIGFLEHLNNWKRLLLFIMLMVLLVVIVLWPLQCIVTTGNMRCMPRSVGSVHGVTTTTTTATPFTRIHSLTKGAFN; encoded by the coding sequence ATGGCGCAGATCCTTCAGGTGTGGCACACCAAGGTGAGGCCCCTGGAAGAGAATGTGGACCTGGACAAAATGGTTGCTTTTGGTAGCCAACCCGAGTGCTCTATCTGCTACAACACCTACGACAATATCTTCAAGACGCCCAAGCTGCTGGACTGTTCCCACACCTTCTGCCTGGAGTGCCTGTCGCGCCTCATGGCCATTTCGCTAGGGGAGCAGGAAGGAGGAGGCAGCAGCAAGATCCCTTGTCCATTCTGCCGCCACCCTACCCTCCTAACCAAGGAGGGTCCGCCTGCCCTGGCCACCAGCCAAGAGGTACTGTGTAAACTGCCCAGCCACCAGCAGCACGAGGAACCTGTGTGGCTTGATGGGGAGAAGCTGTGCTACAAGCGGCCACTGGAGGCCAACCCCGGATCATCTAGCTCCACCTCGGCCTCCTGCATCTCCATCGACATCGGGGCCAGCAAGGCAGGCGAGGTCCTTGCTCAGACATGGCCCCAGCACATCGGCTTCCTGGAGCATTTGAACAACTGGAAGCGGCTGCTGCTCTTCATCATGTTGATGGTGCTGCTGGTGGTCATCGTGCTGTGGCCCCTGCAGTGCATTGTCACCACGGGCAATATGCGCTGCATGCCGCGTTCCGTGGGATCAGTACACGgcgtcaccaccaccaccaccaccgctacCCCATTCACCAGGATACACAGTCTCACAAAGGGAGCCTTtaattaa